TCTGTGATTCTCTTGTTCCTTCCACTTCATCTGTGACTCATGTCAGTGACACAGAACGTAAGGAGTCAGAAACTGCAATAGAGACCAGTACCCCCAAAATAAAAACAGGGTCATCTTCTCTAGAAGGCCGGTTTCCAAATGAAGGAATTTCTGTAGATATGGAGCTACAGAGTGACCCTGAAGAACAGCTTTCAGAAAATGCCTGCATCTCTGAAACGTCCTTTTCTTCTGAGAGCCCAGAGGGAGCCTGTACCAGCCTGCCTTCCCCAGGAGGGGAAACACAGTCCACATCAGAAGAATCATGTACTCCAGCCTCCCTTGAGACAACATTTTGTTCCGAGGTATCTAGCActgaaaatacagacaaatacaACCAGAGAAATTCCACTGATGAAAACCTTCATGCATCTTTGATGTCAGAAATATCTCCAATATCCACTTCACCTGAACTATCAGAAGCATCTCTTATGTCCAATTTACCATTAACATCTGAAGCATCACCAATATCCAACTTACCTTTAACATCAGAAACCTCACCGATGTCTGACTTACCTTTAACATCAGAAACTTCTTCAGTGTCTTCCATGCTTCTCGCCTCTGAGACCACTTTTGTATCCAGTTTGCCACTTCCTTCAGAAACGTCTCCAATTTCTAACTCTTCCGTAAATGAGAGAATGGCACATCAGCAAAGAAAGTCACCTTCTGTATCTGAAGAGCCGCTCTCCCCGCAGAAAGATGAGTCTTCCGCCGCTGCCAAACCTCTGGGAGAGAACCTTACCTCACAGCAGAAGAATCTATCTAATACTCCGGAACCCATCATAATGAGTTCTTCTTCCATTACTCCTGAAGCATTTCCATCTGAAGATTTGCACAATAAAACCCTGAGTCAGCAAACTTGTAAATCTCATGTTGACACTGAGAAGCCCTACCCTGCTTCGATTCCAGAAGTTGCTTCTGCTGAAatgataaaagttaaaaatcataGCGTCctgcaaagaacagaaaaaaaagtgttatctTCACCATTGGAATTATCTGTCTTTTCTGAAGAGACAGAGAATAAGGGAAATGAGCTTCCATCTGCTAAAGTGCAGGACAAGCAATATATCTCATCAGTGGATAAGACTTCATTTTCAGAAGGCTCTAGAAATAAGACACATAAGCAAGGGAGTACACAGAGTCGGTTAGAAACCTCACATACTTCCAAGTCGTCAGAGCCCTCCAAGTCACCTGATGGGATGAGAAATGAAAGTAGAGATTCAGAGATATCAAAGAGGAAAACTGCAGAGCAGCACAGCTTTGGAATCTGTAAGGAAAAGAGAGCTAGGATAGAAGATGATCAGTCAACCCGGAACGTATCATCTAGCAGCCCACCTGAGAAAGAACAGCCTCCAAGAGAGGAACCAAGGGTTCCCCCTCTCAAGGTATGGTATTAAACAAAAGACAATTCCATAGATAGGCTTTTCCTATTTAGAAGCCTAATTTTTCAAGAATAAttagattttcttccttctaggTTTTATGCAGCAATTTATGATATCATCCTCTAATAGTAAATTATCTTCTTTATGACTATGTGTTGAATTCATAAAAGCAGTTTAGATACATGCATATGTTTAGACCCagcattaaagaaaaatgaattaaagaaagagaatagggctggaaatgtctccaggccacTGAGACCCCTGGGTTTATGGGGATTTCCAGGTGTAGGGCAGAGACCTGTGTGAACCTGGGAACATGTGAAAGATAACGTAGCATCCTATGAACGTTCTTGAGAGAACTTACGGCATAAAcccagtgtaatttttttttgagtttctacCCTCTGTCATTTATACTGACTTGATGCTTTTATCTAAGTGCATTTATACTGTTGTACTGTAAAGTGGATTATTCCATCATAGCATTGGTCTAGAATTATAAACATCTCAAGCTTCTTGAATAAAAAAATATGCTCtatctgtatatataaaaatctatgaaattttcattttatatatgactCGTGTTCTCCACAGGCTGACTTTAAAAGTATGGTTGTACTTACTTTTCTTAATAAAGCAATCTCTAGTAAGCAAGATTCTAGAGGTGTAAAAGATGAGCATTAAGTTCCATTAAAAACTCACTATGCATTTTAATTTCTGaagcaatagaaataataatagaaactttTCATAggagatatttttaaacatgccAGTCTGTCAGAAGCTAATTTTCAAAGTCATATGGACTTTAtgtaaagatagatagatagatagatagatagatagatagatagatagatagatagataacagcatgagggaaatttGTAgtcatggaaatgttctgtatcttaatTGTATCAACGTCagtatcctggttgtgatatgtCAGAAtcttgcaagatgttaccatctTGCCATATTATTGAGCACATAGTTAATAAATTAAGCATTGCGAAGAAAAGGTAAATACTACAAGAATATTTGATGTTTGGTCTTAAGAGCTCTTGCTTAAGGATAGTtaagtttaattatttaaaatatgtttaattttttacactaggaaaaatattaaaagcaaattgAATCTTCTCCCCAAAattatcctttcttttcttggcctTTGGAATAGAAGAGAGACTTCACAAGCAGtttgaaaatgagaaacaaatgggtgcagcacaccaacatggcacaagtatacatatgtaacaaacctgcacgttgtgcacatgtaccctagaacttaaagtataataaaaaaaataaagaaaatgagaaacaagatAGCTCAGGAAGACAATTTCATCTATCGAAGTTCCAAAGCATAATTCTAAATTGATATGTATAATCtggaaaaaagggaaacagaataCATGGAAATAGCACCGAATGGGAAGCCCAAAGGCTCTAGTCACTCACTGGTTATATGACCGCAGGACAAACTGCTTTACCTgcacagcctcagtttcctgaactGTGAAATGAGGGATGTCAACTAGAGTCTTTCCAGCTCTACACAGTCATGTCTAAGAATGCTTTTAGTGACTAGAGCAACACAGCCTTGCTATGGAATGCTGGCTGTTAGACCTTGTGCCTCATGAATTTGGTGATGAATCTGTGAGTCTCTTAATTACCAAGAATTggtaaacagtatttttaaatgggTTGGGACATTTACAAAATTCAGCAGATTGTGGATTACCAATATCAAAAGAAACTGCCCAATGCATAAATTCTTTAGAGGCAGAAAATCAGAGTTTCCCTTGCTTTTATGCAAATGTAATGATAATACAATCCCTTTGGAAAACAGAACACTCTGACAAATGTAATCTCATTCCATCTTTAAAACAGCTCTTTGAAGGAAATAGACCAGAAATAACTAGTCTCATTTTACAACTGAGTTTACAAACTTCTCTTGTGTTCTTATCATATATGTATAAAGCAGCATGCAAGGTAGCATGGGAGTGCATAAAAatcataccaacatggcacatgtatacatatgtaacaaacctgcacgttgtgcacatgtaccctagaccataaaatataattttaaaaaaaggaaaaatcatagAGTTCTTGGCTCAGAGAGGTTATTGGAGAAGCTGAGGTACACAGTGATTAGCCTAGGATCACAGTTCCTTTGTGTAAAGTCAGAATGAGAATTCTAATCGTCAGTATCTCAGTCAGGGCTTTTTTCTTTGGGTCAAATTAAGACAGACAAACTCAAATAGAGTTGAAGTTCCAGTTTTTATGCCactaaaaaagataatttcaaaattaaatttcttgAAGTCTTTTTAGCCTACTGTAATTCTAGAAGCATgaattttttatccatttatatgACGCATTAAGAAGATGCTTCATTTGATTCCACATGAAGTTACAATGGATGTTTTTGTAGattaaaaacagattaaaaacttaattttttatattcatgCTACATTTCTTGTTGCCTTATGCCCTAAAGGCACATCCAGGGATTTAGGTGTAGTTCATGGCACATTTTGAGATTATCTTTTCCCTTGCATTATCACATTCTACGTGCCTCCTCTGTGATCATGTATGAagcacattatatatttttttctctccttttagatTCAGCTTTCCAAAATTGGACCACCTTTTATAATCAAGAGCCAACCAGTCTCCAAACCCGAGTCTCGAGCATCCACTAGCACATCCGTCAGTGGTGGGAGGAACACAGGAGCCAGGACCCTCGCAGATATCAAGGCCCGGGCCCAACAAGCTCGGGCCCAGCGAgaggctgctgcagctgctgctgtaGCTGCTGCAGCGAGCATTGTCTCTGGAGCCATGGGAAGCCCAGGAGAGGGTGGAAAGGCGAGAACCCTGGCACACATCAAAGAACAGACAAAGGCTAAGCTCTTTGCAAAGCATCAAGCTCGAGCCCATCTCTTCCAGACCTCTAAAGAGACCCGGTTGCCTCCGCTCAGCTCAAAGGAAGGGCCTCCAAACTTAGAAGTCTCTTCTACCCCTGAAACAAAAATGGAAGGTTCGACTGGTGTCATTATTGTCAATCCAAACTGTAGATCTCCTAGCAACAAGTCTGCCCACCTCCGGGAGaccaccactgtactacagcagTCTCTTAACCCAAGTAAACTTCCAGAAACTGCCACTGACTTATTTGTGCATAGTTCTGATGAAAACATACCTGTGTCACATTTATCTGAGAAAATTGTTTCATCTACCTCTTCTGAAAATAGCAGTGTGCCCatgctttttaataaaaattctgtCCCTGTATCTGTTTGCAGCACTGCTATATCGGGAGCAATTAAAGAACATCCCTTTGTGAGTTCTGTTGATAAATCCTCTGTCCTAATGTCTGTTGACAGTGCAAACACTACAATTTCTGCTTGTAATATAAGCATGTTAAAAACCATCCAGGGAACTGACACTCCATGTATAGCCATTATACCAAAATGTATTGAAAGCACTCCCATTTCAGCCACTACAGAGGGCTCCAGCATATCAAGCTCCATGGATGATAAGCAGTTACTAATATCAAGCAGCAGTGCTAGTAACTTAGTCTCCACTCAGTACACCTCTGTGCCAACTCCCTCCATCGGAAACAATTTGCCAAACCACCTCTCCACTAGCTCTGTCTTGATTCCCCCGACGGGAATTAACAACAGATTTCCTTCTGAGAAGATAGCCATACCTGGGAGTGAAGAACAGGCCACTGTATCCATGAGTACCACTGTGAGAGCAGCCCTCAACTGCAGTGATTCCGTAGTGGTCACAGACTCTCTGGTTGCACACCCAACTGTTGCAATGTTTAGTGGAAACATGCTGACAATAAACTCTTATGATAGTCCTCCCAAGTTAAGTGCTGAAAGCCTGGACAAAAATTCAGGGCCTCGAAACAGGGCAGATAATTCTGGAAAACCTCAGCAACCACAAGGGGGCTTTGCACCAGCAGCCATAAACCGATCAATTCCATGTAAAGTCATCGTTGACCACAGCACCACGCTGACCTCCAGTTTGTCTCTGACTGTCTCCGTTGAAAGTTCAGAAGCCAACTTGGACCTGCAGGGCAGGCCAGTGAGGACAGAGGCATCCGTACAGCCCATGGCGTGTCCTCAGGTCTCTGTGATTAGCAGGCCTGAGCCAGTTGCCAGTGAAGGTGTAGATCACAGTTCCACTTTCATTGCTGCTTCGGCAGCAAAACAAGAGTGTAAAATATTGCAGACCACCTGCACAAGTCTCCGAGAATTACCCCTTGTTCCAGATAAATTAAATGAGCCGACTGCTCCCAGTCATAACTTTGCTGAGCAGGCACGTGGCCCAGCTACGTTCAAAAGTGAGGCAGACACAACCTGTAGCAATCAGTATAACCCAAGTAACCGGATTTGCTGGAGTGATGATGGGATGAGGAGCACAGGACAGCCTCTGGTTACTCACTCGGGTTCaagtaaacaaaaagaatatCTAGAGCAAAATTGTCCAAAGGCTGTCAAAACTGAACATGCCAGCTACTTGAACGTGTCAGAACTTCATCCCAGGAATCTCATAACAAATGTTGCTCTTCCTGTGAAATCTGAACTTCATGAAGCAGACAAGGGCTTTAGAATGGACACTGAAGACTTCGCCGGCCCTGAGCTGCCTCCTCCAGCTGCAGAGGTAGCCTCTAGTGTACAACAAACACAGAACGTGAAAACTTCCACCTCAAGTCCCATGGAAGAGGCTATTTCCTTGGCTACCGACACCCTGAAAAGAGTCCCTGGTGCAGGGAGCTCAAGCTGTCGTCTGTCCTCTGTGGAGGCTAACAACCCGCTGGTGACGCAGTTACTACAGGGCAACCTGCCTTTGGAAAAAGTGTTGCCACAACCCAGATTGGGAGCCAAGCTTGAAATCAACAGGCTTCCATTGCCTCTTCAAACTACCTCAGTGGGTAAAACAGCGCCAGAGAGAAACGTTGAAATTCCGCCCAGCTCTCCAAATCCAGATGGTAAGGGCTACTTGGCAGGGACTCTTGCACCACTCCAAATGAGAAAGCGAGAAAACCACCCCAAAAagagagtagctaggactgtaggagAACACACTCAAGTTAAATGTGAACCAGGAAAATTGTTAGTGGAGCCAGATGTTAAAGGGGTGCCTTGTGTCATCAATTCTGGCATGAGTCAGCTGGGACACAGCCAGACATTTAAGCAAGAATGGCTAAACAAGCACTCCATGCAGAACAGAATTGTTCACAGCCCTGAGGTCAAACAGCAAAAGAGACTGCTCCCCTCGTGTAGCTTCCAGCAGAACCTATTTCATGTTGACAAGAATGGCGGCTTCCACCCTGACGCTGGTACCTCACACAGACAGCAGTTTTACCAAATGCCTATGGCTGCCAGGGGCCCCATTCCTACTGCAGCTCTATTACAGGCCTCTTCCAAGACCCCAGTGGGGTGTAATGCATTTGCCTTCAACAGGCATCTTGAACAGAAAGGATTGGGAGAGGTTAGTCTTTCCTCAACACCTCACCAGCTAAGGTTAGCCAACATGTTATCCCCCAATATGCCCATGAAAGAAGGTGATGAGGTGGGAGGCACTGCACATGCAATGCCAAACAAAGCACTAGTACATCCGCCGCCACCAccgcctccccctccccctccccctccacccttGGCTTTGCCCCCGCCTCCCCCCCCACCACCTCCACTACCTCCACCTCTCCCTAATGCAGAAGTCCCATCCGATCCAAAACAACCTCCAGTTACCATGGAAACCACTAAGAGACTTAGTTGGCCACAGTCCACGGGCATATGTAGCAATATAAAATCGGAACCTCTTTCTTTTGAGGAAGGTTTAAGCAGCAGCTGTGAACTGGGCATGAAACAAGTTTCCTATGAccagaatgaaatgaaagaacagtTAAAAGCATTCGCactaaaaaatgcagatttctctTCCTATTTGCTTTCTGAGCCACAAAAGCCTTTTACCCAATTAGCTGCTCAGAAAATGCAGGTGCAGCAACAACAGCAGCTCTGTGGAAATTATCCAACAATACACTTTGGTAGCACGAGTTTCAAAAGGGCAGCATCTGCAATTGAAAAGTCCATTGGGATTTTGGGAAGTGGCTCCAATCCTGCCACGGGCTTGCCTGGTCAGAACGCTCAGATGCCCGTTCAGAACTTTGCCGACAGCAGCAATGCAGACGAATTGGAACTGAAATGCTCTTGCCGGCTGAAAGCCATGATTGTGTGCAAAGGCTGTGGGGCCTTCTGCCATGACGACTGCATAGGTCCTTCAAAACTCTGTGTAGCATGCCTGGTTGTACGATAAGAGCTGAGTGAAAGATGCAGTATCCCTTTTCCACACGGAAAAGCCAAATAGCATCAGCAGCAACACATCGAATAATGCAGTGGTTTCTATCATgctaatttattttgctttgaagCAGGTACCTTTCCTCTATGGCattattttcttgcatttctCGTAAAGGGGAGGATGCATTCTCAACTGAATGGCTCACTGGCATGTCTTTTACATGTTCAGTTGCCATTCCTAGCtttggaaagtttctttctgtccATGTGTATACAAGTCAAtgcccatttttgtttttcttttaacccaGGTGTAGAtaggaaaaggaaatttttaattaataaccAGAAATGCAGATATATAAAGAGAATGAGAGGAATGATTTAAAGTGGTTATGCATTTTTCTATAGATGAGCCGTTACAGCAAGGAATTTTACAGTTGACTTTTCTGGACCTAGCTTTACCACAGTGATTAAATCCTATTTAGAAAGGGGAGTCTGATTTAAATGTGTGATTCCTTGTATTTACTCCTATCACAAAAGATATATGAAAGGAGGTATGCCATTGATGAAATCCACTATCCTGAGTATTATCTTTCCTCCTGTTTTACTTTCTCAAAGACTATGGCAGAATATCTGGATCTTCCTTGGATTTTGTACACATATTGTAGTGAAATGTGTCCTACATCTGAACTTGCAGCATGGGACTCATGCCCAGCATCTGGTTCTAGCCCTTTGACACCTGATCATATGAAATCAATTGGTCAGCCAATAGGCATAAGCCCAGAGGATTTTAGAGCTTCATGTATGGCTTTTAAGAGTaggtttgcaaaaaaaaaaaaaaaaaaaaaaaaaaaaaggccctaaaattcaaagcaaggaaataaaatgcTGTATATGAACACATAAATGTGTTGATAATGTAAATATCCTATTCATGGTAATGAATTACTAGATATTAAAAGTGGGGGGTGGAAATCATTGTAGCCCTTTATTGATGACACCCATGCATTCTGGCTTCAGACCTTGCAGAGGTTGGCCATCTCCTTTTGAAAGTGTCATTGATAAGAGGGACTACCCAAGGCTAAAGCATCAGCGTTTTTCAgaacaattatttttctcattatttacaACCTATATAATTCAACTTTGAAATaacccttatttaaaaaaaaaaaaaactgttctagGTATggcatgttttgtttttccctcagGTATGTTCAATACATTCTTCATACTTAGGGGAACTGCTTTTGAAAAAGGGATACTGCATCTTAACAGTTATCTTCTGTGTGCATCCAGTAAAATCTGCGTGTTGAGTATTTGAGCTACATTCCATATACTTTGGCCACCCTCAAACCAGAGGACAGCCGTAGTTCAGGAGGCTCTGTTTTCAAAAGCAAGTTCAGAAGCACATGCACATTgaggaaagatgaaagaaaacaaaaaccaactatGCCCATTTAACTTCAGATTACAGAGCACAAAATGTGGAGTGCCATTAACCCATTGATTGATTGTGGCtgtagaatttaaaaaacaaacgtgggggggggggggaatcaTCTGTATCCAGGGTAAGAATGACCGATATTTTCACATGGGATCATCCTAGTCACTGTAAACTTTTTGACATTCCCGTAAAACACGTCTTAAAAGTTGACTGGAATGAGCAGAATTTACATTCCTGAAAACAAGAACACTTGTGATTTTTTATAATAACAAACTATATGATAtgtttttttctccatatttattGTGATGTTGCCAAATTTCTTTAGGTGATAGAGACATCATTTCGAATAACAAATTGCTGATAGTGAGAGGTACTTTatcttagaaagaaaagaaaggcctgCTGCTGTAGCCATGATTTTGGTGCTTCAGTACTgtcatttctgtttttcacagTAAAATTGGCAAAACTAATGACTGAGAAAGTTAGCAATGCACTTAACCAGCCTTTACCGAGGAATGCAGCATAAGTTCCAGCGGATCCTTAGTTTTCTCTTCACTGCACGCCAGGTTGTGTTGGGGTGGCATCCTTATCAGTGGTGTCGTTTGTCTGCCTGGCTCTGATATCATCCTGATTTCAAAGATCATGCTCTTAGTTTCACAGCGGGGCACCCCTATAATATAGACACTTGCATGCCAACTCCTTCCAAATTCAATCACTGCTTTACCAGTGTCAGATACTGTCTACACCAGCAAATTGAAGCCCATCACGTCAGTAACTGACACGGTGTTGGAAGAAACTCCAGTCTACAGAACCTTTGCACTCGGTATGTGAGGTACAATTGAGGCTGATGAGGTACTGAGCTCATTATCAGTTCCTTCATTATTGAATACTGCCTGCAAGTTGCTTACTGGGAATAAGGAAAAGTGTCCTTCtgtatgttttgatttttcacaTAACAGGCTTGGAGAATCAGTTGTTGATAGTGCATGGATTCTATCATCCAGGTCCGATTAGCATAATTTTTCTGtgcccttgctttttttttttttttttttttctccagttcaAATTGCTAGTGTTCTCACATGGTTTATATTACTGAAAAATGAGTATCTTTAAGCTAAAAtataagggaaaggaagaagagaaatttagatgTAAAATGTGGGTCAGATATTTTATAGGTTTccatttaatatatatacacacacaaaagccaGTATATTTGAATTGACTGAGTAGGTTCTTAGTTTTCTGATTTCTACATGTGTCTGCTATGTGCAAATGGAGTATGTTATTTACTACATGGTTATTGTGCTGTAGTGTGCAAATGTTAGCACGTGCATTATCCTGATTACTGGACACAGTTTTATTCTTACCAGGAATAGaacttgcacatgtaccatacaattttttttttaatcacaaaggaTGTATTTCCCTAAGTAGCACTTTTGGagcaggggaaggaagaaaactgCTATTCCCTAATCCTCCTCCTATAAGATATGCATATGCCTGAGGTGTATAAAGACATTTAGGTTAGTTAATGGGCATGTTAATAAGAGCATTCTGATgcaaattcattttcaaaatgaaaatatttttttcttccccaaagtGAGAATAGCAGAAATTTTGGTGAACTGAGCACCATAGTTATGTAATATTTCCCTGCGAAGGTCTAGTTTGAAGAAAGCAAAACTTGAAAACAAACCTATGAGGTTGAGCCTGGTTGCTATAAAGACTTTGGGGTGGTGTGTGTTTCTGGGATGAGCTATATAGAAGGTTTAGTTGACTGCTGGACCTTGGATATTCTTAGTTGGTTCAAAATAAACACGTAAAAACAAGCTGGTGCATATGGTGCTTTATAATGCAGTGGAGAGTAAGAATACACGTTGCTGTAGCCCCATTTCATTCACAAACCCTCGCACAATTTCAAAAGTGGAAGTTACCGTGGCCTCTGGTTTCCCAGTTCCTCCATGGTATAATGAAGTCCCAGGTTTTAGAAGTTGAAGCCAAGCCTAGGGTAGCATCGTCTGTATGGTGTGAGGCCCAGCACAGCGGTAGCTGCCTAGTGGGAATGACCCCTTCTGAGCGCGCAGAGCCCAGAGTCACTGTCCATCTGCGTTCCCAGAGAACAATTGTGAAGAGTCCTAGAACAGGAACTCGGAATCAGACTGTCAGGGGCCTATGTAGCCAAAATGTTACTAAATATAAAATTCCTGTCGTCTTCAGTCTTCATGCTTTGTCACTGTAAAGCGAACAAAAAGCATTTTTACTATAATTTAAAGGAGCTGCTTTTTTATAGCACATACTATTTCGCTTTGTACTATATTTGATAGTTGCAGAATAATTTAGATTGTAGAAAAACTTTGTTGTATTTGTACTGTTCTTGAATGTTTCAAAGAAAGTGCTTTACTTGGTTGCCATAATTTTCTTGTACTGCTGTATTCCCCTCCGTCCCCTACTTCATGGAAACCTGATATGATACATAttttcagtagttttttttttttaatgtgtgttcgtttgtacttttttttttttttttttttttggtcagtatTCTGAATGTTTACATCTGTTTGACATTAGCCATTTAATGCCTTTTTTAAAGGCGGTATTACTCCTACAGTGTAACAGCAAAATGTGAAATCAACCCAAACATAACATGCATGACAAACACAGATTGGGGGCGAAGGCCCTGAACCTACATAGACATTTTATATCAGCATACAGAAAAGTAAAATCCTCCTTCAGTCCTCTACCAAAGAATATATTATTCCCACAGGAAAAACTCAGAAAAGGTGTGTAAAATCCTCAGAAGGGGGAGCAGTTGATTCAGTAAGACTGCGACAATTTAATACTGTTACGCTTACTTTGATACCTGACTAAATGTGACTGAGTGcaacaagcatttaaaaaaatttttagacagTGTTTTGTTTAGAATTCAGGGATCATGCATTCTTTAATGgtgctgtttgttttttattttttttctacgaAGAAAACAAGTGTTGCCTACAAAAGTGACTGCTCACAATACCCTaagttaaatgaaatgaaatgtttgtCTCTTCatgtttctctgtctttccctttctCAAAGTAACAACTTGGGTTTCAATATTAAGATATtctggagaaaataaagaaattaaacatgaaataattgtcattttaatttttaatgaaatggagtaatttatatatgttaaatgtACCAATGAttgaaaattctattttaaaaaagtataggGACAACTTAAACCATATACTGTTAAATTACCCATGCTTCTTTTTGGAAATGAAGtaatttatatatgttaaatgtACCAACGAttgaaaattctattttaaaaaagtataggGACAACTTAAACCATATACTGTTAAATTACCCATGCTTCTTTTTGGTAATGGTGACTTGTCAACATATAGTTATAACTATGGTTAAAACAGGAAAAGCTAAAACTGAAACTTCAGAAATGAATGGTAGCTGTTAATGCTTATCATTTAAGACTATGTTTGaactttctgttttcattaagatcttcattttttttttatactctggtttctcttcaaatCGTACAAATCTTTCGCGTTTTACTAAAGATTTCCGTGGACAGGAACAGTTATGAGGCTTGCATCAAATTTTTTGAGGTCTTGTGTTTCACAAGGCTAAATTATGAGTGTTGAAAATCAGGCTAACTTTACTAacttaataaaattttgtttttacaaaaaaaaaatcttcattttttataCCAAAAAGCATTCAGGTAAACAAATTGTTACTATcacatgtatttttaactttcaaaatgaATAATTCAGAAAATGATCTCTTAAAAGAATTgctttggttaattttttaaaatcctacatGAAATATTATAGCTAGAGTTATTTGAATGAAATGCTGTgagccattaaaataaaattggctcAGTTATATTTACCTAGGTTAAAGAAATATGCATATCTTTTCAGTAAGATGAATCAAAGCATTAAACACAGTTGGCTATTAAATCTGCTGTTTTTCATCTACACAGAAAATGCTGTATTTAGCCACCAGATGGCGAAAgaggatatttacttttgtagggaaaaaa
The DNA window shown above is from Rhinopithecus roxellana isolate Shanxi Qingling chromosome 21, ASM756505v1, whole genome shotgun sequence and carries:
- the ASXL3 gene encoding putative Polycomb group protein ASXL3 codes for the protein MTAKQILEVIQKEGLKETSGTSPLACLNAMLHTNTRIGDGTFFKIPGKSGLYALKKEESSCPADGTLDLVCESELDGTDMAEANARGEENGVCSKQVTDEASSTRDSSLTNTAVQSKLVSSFQQHTKKALKQALRQQQKRRNGVSMMVNKTVPRVVLTPLKVSDEQSDSPSGSESKNGEADSSDKEMKHGQKSPTGKQTSQHLKRLKKSGLGHLKWTKAEDIDIETPGSILVNTNLRALINKHTFASLPQHFQQYLLLLLPEVDRQMGSDGILRLSTSALNNEFFAYAAQGWKQRLAEGEFTPEMQLRIRQEIEKEKKTEPWKEKFFERFYGEKLGMSREESVKLTAGPNNAGAQSSSSCGTSGLPVSAQTPLAEQQSKSMKSPASPEPGFCATLCPMVEIPAKDIMAESESEDILIPEESVIQEEITEEVETSICECQDENHKTIPEFSEESESPTNSHEEPQTAPPEDNLESCVMMNDVLETLPHIEIKIEEKSESPQEEMTVVIDQLEVCDSLVPSTSSVTHVSDTERKESETAIETSTPKIKTGSSSLEGRFPNEGISVDMELQSDPEEQLSENACISETSFSSESPEGACTSLPSPGGETQSTSEESCTPASLETTFCSEVSSTENTDKYNQRNSTDENLHASLMSEISPISTSPELSEASLMSNLPLTSEASPISNLPLTSETSPMSDLPLTSETSSVSSMLLASETTFVSSLPLPSETSPISNSSVNERMAHQQRKSPSVSEEPLSPQKDESSAAAKPLGENLTSQQKNLSNTPEPIIMSSSSITPEAFPSEDLHNKTLSQQTCKSHVDTEKPYPASIPEVASAEMIKVKNHSVLQRTEKKVLSSPLELSVFSEETENKGNELPSAKVQDKQYISSVDKTSFSEGSRNKTHKQGSTQSRLETSHTSKSSEPSKSPDGMRNESRDSEISKRKTAEQHSFGICKEKRARIEDDQSTRNVSSSSPPEKEQPPREEPRVPPLKIQLSKIGPPFIIKSQPVSKPESRASTSTSVSGGRNTGARTLADIKARAQQARAQREAAAAAAVAAAASIVSGAMGSPGEGGKARTLAHIKEQTKAKLFAKHQARAHLFQTSKETRLPPLSSKEGPPNLEVSSTPETKMEGSTGVIIVNPNCRSPSNKSAHLRETTTVLQQSLNPSKLPETATDLFVHSSDENIPVSHLSEKIVSSTSSENSSVPMLFNKNSVPVSVCSTAISGAIKEHPFVSSVDKSSVLMSVDSANTTISACNISMLKTIQGTDTPCIAIIPKCIESTPISATTEGSSISSSMDDKQLLISSSSASNLVSTQYTSVPTPSIGNNLPNHLSTSSVLIPPTGINNRFPSEKIAIPGSEEQATVSMSTTVRAALNCSDSVVVTDSLVAHPTVAMFSGNMLTINSYDSPPKLSAESLDKNSGPRNRADNSGKPQQPQGGFAPAAINRSIPCKVIVDHSTTLTSSLSLTVSVESSEANLDLQGRPVRTEASVQPMACPQVSVISRPEPVASEGVDHSSTFIAASAAKQECKILQTTCTSLRELPLVPDKLNEPTAPSHNFAEQARGPATFKSEADTTCSNQYNPSNRICWSDDGMRSTGQPLVTHSGSSKQKEYLEQNCPKAVKTEHASYLNVSELHPRNLITNVALPVKSELHEADKGFRMDTEDFAGPELPPPAAEVASSVQQTQNVKTSTSSPMEEAISLATDTLKRVPGAGSSSCRLSSVEANNPLVTQLLQGNLPLEKVLPQPRLGAKLEINRLPLPLQTTSVGKTAPERNVEIPPSSPNPDGKGYLAGTLAPLQMRKRENHPKKRVARTVGEHTQVKCEPGKLLVEPDVKGVPCVINSGMSQLGHSQTFKQEWLNKHSMQNRIVHSPEVKQQKRLLPSCSFQQNLFHVDKNGGFHPDAGTSHRQQFYQMPMAARGPIPTAALLQASSKTPVGCNAFAFNRHLEQKGLGEVSLSSTPHQLRLANMLSPNMPMKEGDEVGGTAHAMPNKALVHPPPPPPPPPPPPPPLALPPPPPPPPPLPPPLPNAEVPSDPKQPPVTMETTKRLSWPQSTGICSNIKSEPLSFEEGLSSSCELGMKQVSYDQNEMKEQLKAFALKNADFSSYLLSEPQKPFTQLAAQKMQVQQQQQLCGNYPTIHFGSTSFKRAASAIEKSIGILGSGSNPATGLPGQNAQMPVQNFADSSNADELELKCSCRLKAMIVCKGCGAFCHDDCIGPSKLCVACLVVR